The following are encoded together in the Drosophila takahashii strain IR98-3 E-12201 chromosome X, DtakHiC1v2, whole genome shotgun sequence genome:
- the LOC108056391 gene encoding uncharacterized protein: MLGVLGLLLLVAFATLLVWDYFWRKRRNDMLHYMPGPRPLPLLGNVLMYRGLNAEQIMDFVTKNQRKYGRLYRVWVIHQLAVFSTDPRDIEFVLSSQQHITKNNLYKLLNPWLGEGLLMSTGRKWHGRRKIITPTFHFKILEQFVEIFDQQSAVMVEQLQSRADGQTPINIFPVVCLTALDIIAETAMGTKINAQRNPNLPYVQAVNDITNIMITRFIHAWQRVDWIFRLTQPTEAKRQDAAIKVMHDFTENIIRERRQTLVSSSKDATPDELVDDLGQKRRLALLDVLLQSTIDGAPLSNEDIREEVDTFMFEGHDTTTSAISFCLYEISRHPEVQRRLVQEIREVLGEDRQRAVSLRDLGELKYLENVIKESLRLHPPVPMIGRWFAEDVEIRGKRIPAGTNFTLGIYVLLRDPEYFESPDEFRPERFEADVPQAHPYAYIPFSAGPRNCIGQKFALLEMKSTVSKLLRHFELLPLGPEPRHSMNIVLRSANGVHLGLKPRLLDRDHNMLVGLLATLLVARLVAWLCRLALKELRHPLRGVVPSVSRVPLVGSAWQMRSFQPDNLHEKFHEYVQRFGRSFMGCVLGHVIVVTAEPRHVDALLHSQQQLRKGTMYWALRGWLGNGLLLSRGEEWHTMRKIITPTFHFSILEQFVEVFDRQSSRLVERLKPHSQGVSAVNIYPFVGLAALDIITETAMGVSVGAQEDDDSEVVCAVKDLTNILATRFMRPHLLFPQIFRLCWPSGFRKQQAGVRCLHQFTNGIIEQRRLLLARESHQEKPEMPEKRHALLDTLLRASVDGQPLTDQQIRDEVNTFIFEGHDTSTSAVSFCLYLLSRHEAVQQRLFAELRERYGGDLDRRVVHSDFADLPYLNCVVKESLRLYPPIPAVARCLERDLAIDGGHIPAGTNVVVLLWQLLRDEELFASPLLFQPERHLGGDGAATRLGPYSYIPFSAGPRNCIGQKFALLELKTMVIKLVRHYQLLPMGPQVEPSIKIVLRSRSGVNVGLRPRLYQ, from the exons ATGCTGGGAGTTCTGGGTCTGCTACTCCTGGTGGCGTTCGCCACACTCCTTGTGTGGGATTACTTCTGGCGGAAGCGGCGCAACGATATGCTGCACTATATGCCGGGTCCGCGGCCACTTCCGCTCCTGGGAAACGTGCTCATGTACCGTGGTTTAAATGCCGAAC AAATCATGGACTTTGTGACCAAGAACCAGCGCAAGTACGGTCGCCTTTACCGGGTGTGGGTCATCCACCAGCTGGCCGTGTTCTCCACGGATCCCCGGGACATTGAGTTCGTGTTGAGTAGCCAGCAGCACATCACCAAGAACAATCTGTACAAGCTGCTGAATCCCTGGCTGGGCGAGGGATTGCTGATGAGCACGGGCAGGAAGTGGCACGGTCGCAGGAAGATCATAACGCCGACGTTCCACTTCAAGATCCTGGAGCAGTTCGTTGAGATCTTCGATCAGCAGAGCGCCGTGATGGTGGAGCAACTTCAATCGCGGGCCGATGGCCAGACGCCCATCAACATCTTTCCGGTGGTGTGTCTAACTGCTCTGGATATCATTGCAG AAACCGCCATGGGCACAAAGATCAATGCCCAGAGGAATCCCAATCTTCCCTATGTCCAGGCTGTCAATGA CATCACCAACATCATGATCACTCGCTTTATCCACGCCTGGCAGCGCGTCGACTGGATATTCCGGCTGACCCAGCCAACGGAGGCCAAACGCCAGGATGCAGCCATCAAGGTGATGCACGACTTCACGGAGAACATCATCCGCGAGCGTCGTCAAACGCTGGTCAGCAGTTCCAAGGATGCGACGCCCGATGAACTGGTGGACGATCTGGGCCAGAAGCGCCGCCTGGCCCTGCTGGACGTGCTGCTGCAGTCCACCATCGATGGCGCTCCTTTGAGCAACGAGGACATCCGCGAGGAGGTGGACACCTTCATGTTCGAGGGCCACGACACCACCACATCGGCCATTTCATTTTGTCTGTACGAGATCTCCAGGCATCCGGAGGTGCAGCGCCGTCTGGTGCAGGAGATTCGCGAGGTTCTCGGCGAGGATCGCCAGCGGGCAGTTAGCCTGCGCGATCTCGGCGAGCTGAAGTACCTGGAGAATGTGATCAAGGAGTCGCTGCGTCTGCATCCGCCGGTGCCCATGATCGGCCGCTGGTTCGCCGAGGATGTGGAGATAC GTGGCAAGCGCATTCCAGCGGGCACCAACTTCACGCTGGGCATCTATGTTCTCCTGCGCGATCCCGAGTACTTCGAGTCACCCGATGAGTTCCGACCGGAGCGATTCGAAGCGGACGTTCCGCAGGCTCATCCGTATGCGTACATTCCCTTCTCCGCCGGACCCAGGAACTGTATTGGCCAGAAGTTCGCCCTGCTGGAGATGAAGAGCACCGTCAGCAAGCTGCTCCGGCACTTCGAGCTGCTGCCTTTGGGCCCCGAGCCCCGGCACTCGATGAACATCGTCCTCCGCTCGGCCAACGGCGTCCATTTGGGCTTGAAACCCCGC CTGCTTGACAGGGATCACAACATGCTGGTGGGTTTGCTGGCGACTCTCCTGGTCGCCCGTCTGGTGGCCTGGCTGTGCCGCTTGGCTCTTAAGGAGCTGCGACATCCTCTGCGCGGCGTGGTGCCCAGTGTTTCGAGGGTTCCCCTCGTGGGTTCCGCCTGGCAGATGCGCAGTTTCCAGCCAGACA ATCTCCATGAGAAATTCCACGAGTATGTCCAGCGATTTGGTCGCAGCTTCATGGGCTGCGTCCTGGGCCATGTGATTGTGGTGACAGCGGAGCCGCGACACGTGGATGCACTGCTGCATAGCCAGCAGCAGCTGAGGAAGGGCACCATGTACTGGGCTTTACGTGGCTGGCTGGGCAATGGACTCCTGCTGAGCCGCGGCGAGGAGTGGCACACGATGCGCAAGATCATCACGCCCACGTTCCACTTCAGCATCCTGGAGCAGTTCGTGGAGGTCTTCGACAGGCAAAGCTCTAGGTTAGTGGAGCGTCTGAAGCCCCATTCCCAGGGCGTTTCAGCTGTAAACATCTATCCCTTTGTGGGATTGGCTGCCCTGGACATCATCACCGAAACTGCCATGGGTGTAAGTGTGGGCGCCCAGGAAGATGACGATTCCGAGGTGGTCTGCGCTGTAAAAGA TCTGACAAACATCTTGGCCACCCGGTTCATGCGACCGCATCTCCTGTTCCCCCAGATCTTCCGCCTGTGCTGGCCCAGTGGCTTCAGGAAGCAGCAGGCCGGCGTCCGCTGTCTGCATCAGTTCACCAATGGCATCATAGAGCAGCGTCGCCTTCTCCTGGCCAGGGAATCGCACCAGGAGAAGCCAGAGATGCCAGAGAAGCGCCATGCCCTGCTGGACACCCTGCTGCGGGCCTCGGTGGATGGACAGCCGCTGACCGACCAGCAGATTCGCGACGAGGTGAACACCTTCATCTTCGAGGGTCACGACACCAGCACCTCGGCGGTTTCCTTCTGCTTGTACCTGCTCTCCCGCCACGAGGCAGTGCAGCAGCGGCTGTTCGCGGAGCTGCGCGAGCGCTACGGCGGAGATTTGGACAGGCGGGTCGTCCATTCGGATTTCGCCGACCTTCCGTATTTGAACTGCGTGGTCAAGGAGTCGCTGCGTCTGTATCCGCCCATTCCGGCGGTGGCCCGTTGTCTGGAAAGGGATTTGGCCATAG ATGGCGGCCACATCCCGGCGGGAACCAATGTGGTCGTACTTCTCTGGCAGCTCCTCCGGGATGAGGAACTCTTTGCCAGTCCGTTGCTCTTCCAACCGGAGAGGCACCTGGGGGGGGATGGGGCCGCCACCCGACTGGGGCCCTACAGCTACATACCCTTCTCCGCCGGACCGAGGAACTGCATCGGCCAGAAGTTTGCCCTGCTGGAGCTGAAAACCATGGTGATCAAGCTGGTGCGGCACTACCAGCTGCTTCCAATGGGCCCGCAGGTGGAGCCGTCCATCAAGATTGTGCTGCGATCGAGGAGCGGTGTTAATGTTGGGCTGCGTCCGCGATTGTACCAATGA
- the Cyp4d14 gene encoding probable cytochrome P450 4d14 isoform X1, whose protein sequence is MYLELVAILLTTLFVWDYLRFRRHNKMYAAAGIRGPTCYPFVGNAPMMINESPKTVFDLQFRLIAQYGKNVKIQMMGERGFMTADPKMIEAIMSSQQTIQKNNLYGLLTNWLGDGLLVSKGQKWFRRRKIITPAFHFKILEDFVEVFDQQSAIMAQQLHAKADGKTVINMFPVACLCAMDIIAETAMGVKINAQLQPDFPYVQSVKNASATLAERFMNPLQRQDALMRLFYPKVLDKLNDSVSNMHSFTNSVITERRDLLQKSLAGNAPLLNDVGQKRRMALLDVLLQSTIDGAPLSNEDIREEVDTFMFEGHDTTTSSIAFTCYLLARNPEAQALAFQEIRDVLGDDKSAPVTMQQLGELKYLECVIKESLRLFPSVPLIGRHITQDTMLAGKLIPAHSDVVILIYHAQRDPEYFPEPEKFLPERFSMERKGEINPFAYTPFSAGARNCIGQKFAMLEMKSTISKMLRHFELLPLGEEVQPVLNLILRSSTGINVGIKPRVY, encoded by the exons ATGTACTTGGAGCTCGTTGCGATCCTCCTGACGACCCTGTTCGTGTGGGACTACCTGCGATTCAGGCGCCACAACAAAATGTACGCCGCCGCCGGAATCCGCGGACCCACCTGCTATCCTTTCGTGGGCAATGCGCCCATGATGATCAACGAGTCGCCCAAAA CCGTCTTCGATCTGCAATTCCGACTGATCGCACAGTACGGCAAGAATGTCAAGATCCAGATGATGGGCGAGCGCGGCTTCATGACCGCCGATCCCAAGATGATTGAGGCCATCATGAGCAGCCAGCAGACGATCCAGAAGAACAACCTCTACGGCCTGCTGACCAACTGGCTGGGCGACGGCCTGCTGGTTAGCAAGGGCCAGAAGTGGTTCCGCCGCCGGAAGATCATCACGCCCGCCTTCCACTTCAAGATCCTCGAGGATTTCGTGGAGGTCTTCGACCAGCAGAGCGCCATTATGGCCCAGCAGCTGCACGCGAAGGCGGATGGCAAGACGGTGATCAATATGTTCCCGGTGGCCTGTTTGTGTGCCATGGACATCATTGCGGAAACGGCCATGGGTGTGAAGATCAATGCTCAGCTGCAGCCGGACTTTCCCTACGTTCAGTCGGTGAAAAA TGCCTCTGCCACTTTGGCTGAGCGCTTCATGAATCCCCTGCAGCGCCAGGATGCCCTGATGAGGCTATTCTATCCCAAGGTGCTCGACAAGCTAAACGATTCCGTGAGCAACATGCACAGCTTCACCAACTCGGTAATCACCGAGCGTCGCGATCTCCTCCAGAAGTCCCTGGCTGGCAACGCTCCTCTCCTGAACGACGTGGGCCAGAAGCGCCGGATGGCCCTGCTGGACGTCCTGTTGCAGTCCACCATCGATGGGGCGCCCCTGAGCAACGAGGACATCCGCGAGGAGGTGGACACCTTCATGTTCGAGGGCCACGACACCACGACCAGCAGCATCGCCTTCACCTGCTACCTGCTGGCCCGTAATCCGGAGGCCCAGGCGCTCGCCTTCCAGGAGATTCGCGACGTCCTCGGCGACGACAAGTCGGCTCCGGTCACCATGCAGCAGCTGGGCGAGCTGAAGTACCTGGAGTGCGTGATCAAGGAGTCGCTGCGCCTGTTCCCCTCGGTGCCGCTCATCGGACGCCACATCACGCAGGACACCATGCTGGCTGGCAAGCTGATACCTGCCCACTCGGATGTGGTTATCCTGATATACCATGCCCAGCGCGATCCGGAGTACTTCCCCGAGCCGGAGAAGTTCCTGCCGGAGCGTTTCAGCATGGAGCGCAAGGGCGAGATCAACCCGTTCGCCTACACTCCCTTCTCGGCGGGCGCGAGGAACTGCATCGGCCAGAAGTTCGCGATGCTGGAGATGAAGAGCACCATCAGCAAGATGCTGCGGCACTTTGAGCTGCTGCCCCTCGGCGAGGAAGTGCAGCCGGTGCTGAACCTCATCCTGCGCTCCTCCACGGGCATTAACGTGGGCATCAAGCCGCGCGTCTATTAG
- the pn gene encoding exopolyphosphatase PRUNE1 has protein sequence MCFLRFLAQARGALGRHLAEVEVSVSPGRKLHLVMGNESCDLDSAVSAVTLAFVYAQRHREHDYVPILNIPRRDYPLKTEVGHLFGQCGIAEAALLFRDDIPSEVAQDVSVILVDHHVSPLAANVSEILDHRPLEDSSASFKQLPASCVLDIDAAVGSCATLVAQRYLAEEQPRSAGVAQLLHATIVLDTINFAPAAKRFGPRDVAMVEQLERELCRREDQRSSLFDELVAARADISRLTLTEVLRKDMKILQTDRQVVPLAGMPILVRDFVEKSGAEKAVREFGVESNLLVILGMYVSPADGQVQRDLALISLSGQSQFVERVRHALMESQDPKLELQAHAVDTRFMGGCFLRQHNVQATRKHILPIVKRALLEWEAEHGCDCEEVYFFKEKPQLGLS, from the exons ATGTGTTTCCTGCGTTTTCTGGCCCAGGCCCGCGGCGCCTTGGGGCGG CATCTGGCGGAGGTGGAGGTTTCAGTGTCACCTGGCCGCAAATTGCACCTGGTGATGGGCAACGAGTCGTGCGACCTGGACTCGGCCGTATCCGCCGTCACCCTGGCCTTCGTCTACGCCCAGCGCCACCGGGAGCACGACTATGTGCCCATACTGAACATTCCTCGCCGGGATTACCCCCTGAAAACGGAGGTGGGCCATCTGTTTGGCCAGTGCGGCATTGCCGAAGCGGCGCTGCTCTTCCGCGACGATATTCCCAGCGAGGTGGCCCAGGACGTGAGCGTTATCCTGGTGGATCACCATGTCAGCCCGCTGGCCGCGAATGTTTCGGAGATTCTGGATCACAGGCCGCTGGAGGACAGCAGTGCGTCCTTCAAGCAGCTTCCCGCTAGCTGTGTGCTGGACATCGATGCGGCCGTCGGATCCTGCGCCACTCTGGTGGCCCAGCGCTACTTGGCCGAGGAGCAGCCCCGATCCGCCGGCGTGGCCCAGTTGCTGCACGCCACCATCGTGCTGGACACCATTAACTTTGCCCCGGCGGCCAAGCGCTTTGGTCCCCGGGATGTGGCCATGGTGGAGCAGCTGGAGAGGGAGCTGTGCCGCCGGGAGGACCAGCGGAGCAGCCTCTTCGACGAGCTAGTGGCCGCCAGGGCGGACATTAGTAGGCTTACGCTCACCGAGGTGCTGCGCAAGGACATGAAAATCCTGCAGACCGATCGCCAGGTGGTTCCCCTGGCCGGAATGCCCATCCTGGTCAGGGATTTCGTGGAGAAATCGGGCGCCGAGAAGGCCGTACGCGAGTTCGGCGTGGAGAGCAACCTGCTCGTCATCCTGGGCATGTATGTCTCACCTGCCGACGGCCAGGTTCAGCGAGACCTGGCCCTGATCTCTCTCTCCGGCCAGAGTCAGTTTGTGGAGCGCGTGCGGCACGCACTAATGGAGTCCCAGGACCCAAAGCTGGAGCTGCAAGCCCATGCGGTGGACACCCGCTTTATGGGCGGCTGCTTCCTGCGCCAGCACAACGTCCAGGCCACCCGAAAGCACATCCTGCCCATCGTGAAGCGAGCGCTGCTCGAATGGGAGGCGGAGCATGGCTGCGACTGCGAAGAGGTGTACTTCTTCAAGGAGAAACCGCAGCTGGGACTCTCGTAA
- the LOC108056405 gene encoding uncharacterized protein, with protein sequence MQKKPINANSLLDKLHRGAVYACIGVTLYGTYILGMRYYHYYTVIRPEKQQAELKLLDEGAHDKAKELKY encoded by the coding sequence ATGCAGAAGAAGCCCATCAACGCCAACTCGCTGCTGGACAAGCTGCACCGCGGCGCAGTGTACGCCTGCATCGGCGTGACCCTCTACGGCACCTACATCCTGGGGATGCGCTACTACCACTACTACACGGTCATCCGGCCGGAGAAGCAGCAGGCCGAGCTGAAGCTCCTGGACGAGGGGGCCCACGACAAGGCCAAGGAGCTGAAGTACTAG
- the Cyp4d14 gene encoding probable cytochrome P450 4d14 isoform X2 translates to MMGERGFMTADPKMIEAIMSSQQTIQKNNLYGLLTNWLGDGLLVSKGQKWFRRRKIITPAFHFKILEDFVEVFDQQSAIMAQQLHAKADGKTVINMFPVACLCAMDIIAETAMGVKINAQLQPDFPYVQSVKNASATLAERFMNPLQRQDALMRLFYPKVLDKLNDSVSNMHSFTNSVITERRDLLQKSLAGNAPLLNDVGQKRRMALLDVLLQSTIDGAPLSNEDIREEVDTFMFEGHDTTTSSIAFTCYLLARNPEAQALAFQEIRDVLGDDKSAPVTMQQLGELKYLECVIKESLRLFPSVPLIGRHITQDTMLAGKLIPAHSDVVILIYHAQRDPEYFPEPEKFLPERFSMERKGEINPFAYTPFSAGARNCIGQKFAMLEMKSTISKMLRHFELLPLGEEVQPVLNLILRSSTGINVGIKPRVY, encoded by the exons ATGATGGGCGAGCGCGGCTTCATGACCGCCGATCCCAAGATGATTGAGGCCATCATGAGCAGCCAGCAGACGATCCAGAAGAACAACCTCTACGGCCTGCTGACCAACTGGCTGGGCGACGGCCTGCTGGTTAGCAAGGGCCAGAAGTGGTTCCGCCGCCGGAAGATCATCACGCCCGCCTTCCACTTCAAGATCCTCGAGGATTTCGTGGAGGTCTTCGACCAGCAGAGCGCCATTATGGCCCAGCAGCTGCACGCGAAGGCGGATGGCAAGACGGTGATCAATATGTTCCCGGTGGCCTGTTTGTGTGCCATGGACATCATTGCGGAAACGGCCATGGGTGTGAAGATCAATGCTCAGCTGCAGCCGGACTTTCCCTACGTTCAGTCGGTGAAAAA TGCCTCTGCCACTTTGGCTGAGCGCTTCATGAATCCCCTGCAGCGCCAGGATGCCCTGATGAGGCTATTCTATCCCAAGGTGCTCGACAAGCTAAACGATTCCGTGAGCAACATGCACAGCTTCACCAACTCGGTAATCACCGAGCGTCGCGATCTCCTCCAGAAGTCCCTGGCTGGCAACGCTCCTCTCCTGAACGACGTGGGCCAGAAGCGCCGGATGGCCCTGCTGGACGTCCTGTTGCAGTCCACCATCGATGGGGCGCCCCTGAGCAACGAGGACATCCGCGAGGAGGTGGACACCTTCATGTTCGAGGGCCACGACACCACGACCAGCAGCATCGCCTTCACCTGCTACCTGCTGGCCCGTAATCCGGAGGCCCAGGCGCTCGCCTTCCAGGAGATTCGCGACGTCCTCGGCGACGACAAGTCGGCTCCGGTCACCATGCAGCAGCTGGGCGAGCTGAAGTACCTGGAGTGCGTGATCAAGGAGTCGCTGCGCCTGTTCCCCTCGGTGCCGCTCATCGGACGCCACATCACGCAGGACACCATGCTGGCTGGCAAGCTGATACCTGCCCACTCGGATGTGGTTATCCTGATATACCATGCCCAGCGCGATCCGGAGTACTTCCCCGAGCCGGAGAAGTTCCTGCCGGAGCGTTTCAGCATGGAGCGCAAGGGCGAGATCAACCCGTTCGCCTACACTCCCTTCTCGGCGGGCGCGAGGAACTGCATCGGCCAGAAGTTCGCGATGCTGGAGATGAAGAGCACCATCAGCAAGATGCTGCGGCACTTTGAGCTGCTGCCCCTCGGCGAGGAAGTGCAGCCGGTGCTGAACCTCATCCTGCGCTCCTCCACGGGCATTAACGTGGGCATCAAGCCGCGCGTCTATTAG
- the ND-B14.5A gene encoding NADH dehydrogenase [ubiquinone] 1 alpha subcomplex subunit 7, with the protein MSVLRRDVSPLLQRIRAFLLGREHNLALRFEDGLADRTQPQPEIPDGPSHLASANYYCQRDARREVFPPIDLVEQQKQLAAEAGEAAKASSSKLPTPGKTYAWD; encoded by the exons ATGTCTGTCCTGCGCCGTGACGTTTCGCCTTTGCTGCAGCGCATCCGGGCCTTCCTCCTGGGC CGGGAGCACAATTTGGCGCTTCGCTTCGAGGACGGACTGGCCGATCGCACCCAGCCGCAGCCGGAAATCCCCGACGGACCCTCCCACCTGGCCTCCGCCAACTACTACTGCCAGCGGGACGCCCGGCGCGAGGTCTTCCCGCCCATCGACCTGGtggagcagcagaagcagctggCGGCGGAGGCCGGCGAGGCGGCCAAGGCCTCCTCCTCCAAGCTGCCCACTCCGGGCAAGACCTACGCCTGGGATTAG
- the Nmd3 gene encoding 60S ribosomal export protein NMD3, with translation MDHEYAGVSPLGAGEGKGAGGAATNAVVLCCECGVAITPNPANMCVTCLRNHVDITENIPKQAVLHFCRNCERYLQPPNEWIQASLESRELLAVCLKKLKGLKDVKLVDAGFIWTEQHSKRIKVKLTVHGEITGGTVLQQVFVVEFTVQNQMCNDCHRTEAKDFWRCLVQVRQRAENKKTFYYLEQLILKHKAHENTLGIKPEHGGLDFFYASDNHARRMVDFLLTMVPGKVTTSKRLISHDIHSNNYNYKYNWSVEIAPVSKDSAVCLSKKLRHQLGNLSPLVLVNRVSSSIHLIDPLTAQIAELTSQVYFRAPFEAVCNPKQLVEYIVMDIDVIMEKDRKSYPGQGQVSFKHALCDIWVVRASELGINDNPIHTRSHLGHLLKVGDSVMGYNTGEANINDQEFDKLSPDLIPDVILVRKHYDRQTRLSQRMWKIKHLAAEATDERSKYDYHEFLDDLEENEDIRGQVNIYRDSNKTIPVEVQAAAGGDVPQITLEEMLEDMTLECADDEMGEEDGEPEEPQL, from the exons ATGGATCACGAATACGCTGGCGTTAGCCCGCTGGGCGCCGGGGAGGGCAAGGGGGCCGGCGGCGCCGCCACGAACGCGGTGGTTCTGTGCTGCGAGTGCGGAGTGGCCATCACCCCGAATCCGGCCAACATGTGCGTCACCTGTCTGCGCAACCATGTCGACATCACGGAGAACATCCCCAAGCAGGCGGTGCTGCACTTCTGTCGCAACTGCGAGCGCTACCTGCAGCCGCCGAACGAGTGGATCCAGGCCTCCCTGGAGTCCCGCGAGCTCCTGGCCGTTTGCCTGAAGAAGCTAAAGGGCCTCAAAGACGTGAAACTGGTGGACGCGGGCTTCATCTGGACGGAGCAGCACTCCAAGCGCATCAAGGTCAAGCTGACGGTGCACGGCGAGATCACCGGCGGCACGGTGCTGCAGCAGGTCTTCGTGGTGGAGTTCACGGTCCAGAATCAGATGTGCAACGACTGCCATCGCACCGAGGCCAAGGACTTCTGGCGCTGCCTGGTGCAGGTGCGCCAGCGGGCGGAGAACAAGAAGACCTTCTACTACCTGGAGCAGCTGATCCTCAAGCACAAGGCCCACGAGAATACGCTGGGCATTAAGCCGGAGCACGGCGGCCTGGACTTCTTCTATGCGAGCGACAACCACGCCAGGCGCATGGTCGACTTCCTGCTGACCATGGTGCCCGGCAAGGTGACCACCTCGAAGCGGCTCATATCGCACGACATCCAcagcaacaactacaactacaagtACAACTGGTCGGTGGAAATAGCGCCGGTGTCGAAGGACAGTGCCGTCTGCCTGTCCAAGAAGCTGCGCCACCAGCTGGGCAATCTCTCGCCACTGGTCCTGGTTAACCGGGTGTCCAGCAGCATTCACTTGATCGATCCCCTGACCGCACAGATCGCAGAGCTCACCTCGCAGGTGTACTTCCG CGCTCCCTTCGAGGCCGTCTGCAATCCCAAGCAGCTGGTCGAGTACATCGTCATGGACATCGATGTGATCATGGAGAAGGACCGCAAGAGTTATCCCGGCCAGGGGCAGGTCTCCTTCAAGCACGCCCTCTGCGACATTTGGGTGGTGCGAGCCTCGGAACTGGGCATCAACGACAATCCCATTCACACGCGCTCCCATTTGGGCCATTTGCTCAAGGTGGGCGACTCGGTGATGGGTTACAACACGGGCGAGGCGAACATCAACGACCAGGAGTTCGACAAACTGTCGCCGGACCTAATTCCGGATGTGATCCTGGTGCGCAAGCACTACGATCGGCAGACCAGGCTCAGCCAGCGCATGTGGAAGATCAAGCATCTGGCGGCGGAGGCCACCGACGAGCGCAGCAAGTACGACTACCACGAGTTCCTCGATGATCTCGAGGAGAACGAGGATATACGCGGGCAGGTCAACATCTATCGCGACTCGAACAAGACGATACCCGTTGAGGTGCAGGCCGCCGCCGGCGGGGATGTGCCCCAGATCACGCTGGAGGAGATGCTGGAGGACATGACGCTCGAGTGCGCCGACGACGAGATGGGCGAGGAGGATGGGGAGCCCGAGGAGCCGCAGCTGtag